Proteins from a single region of Macaca thibetana thibetana isolate TM-01 chromosome 4, ASM2454274v1, whole genome shotgun sequence:
- the PSORS1C2 gene encoding psoriasis susceptibility 1 candidate gene 2 protein: MMLNWKLLGILVLCLHARGISGSEDHPSHPPAEDREEASSPTLPQGPPVPGDPWPGAPPLFEDPPPPRPSRPWRDLPETGVWPPEPPRTDPPQPPRPDDPWPAGPQPPEYPWPPAPEVDHRPQEEPDLDPPREEYR; this comes from the exons ATGATGCTCAACTGGAAGCTCCTTGGGATCCTGGTCCTTTGCCTGCACGCCAGAG GCATCTCAGGCAGCGAGGACCACCCCTCTCACCCACCCGCAGAGGACCGAGAGGAGGCAAGCTCCCCAACATTGCCTCAGGGCCCCCCAGTCCCCGGTGACCCTTGGCCAGGGGCACCCCCTCTCTTTGAAGACCCTCCGCCTCCCCGCCCCAGTCGTCCCTGGAGAGACCTGCCTGAAACTGGAGTCTGGCCCCCTGAACCGCCTAGAACGGATCCTCCTCAACCTCCCCGGCCTGATGACCCTTGGCCAGCGGGACCCCAGCCCCCAGAATACCCCTGGCCTCCTGCCCCTGAGGTGGACCACCGACCTCAGGAGGAGCCAGACCTGGACCCACCCCGGGAAGAGTACAGATAA
- the PSORS1C1 gene encoding LOW QUALITY PROTEIN: psoriasis susceptibility 1 candidate gene 1 protein (The sequence of the model RefSeq protein was modified relative to this genomic sequence to represent the inferred CDS: substituted 2 bases at 2 genomic stop codons), with amino-acid sequence MSFFRHAGDLQAMTSKKFHLGVIQDDCRRGKTQEDILVPSSHPELFAXVLPMAPEEASRLXQPQPLPPPSGIHLSASKGLGSTSIVSSRPSHSPFGLSSLI; translated from the coding sequence ATGTCCTTCTTCAGGCATGCAGGGGACCTCCAAGCAATGACATCCAAGAAATTCCATCTGGGAGTCATCCAGGATGACTGCAGAAGAGGAAAGACACAGGAGGATATCCTGGTTCCCTCTTCCCACCCAGAGCTGTTTGCATAAGTCCTGCCAATGGCTCCGGAAGAAGCTTCCAGGCTCTAGCAACCtcagccccttcctcctccctcaggaATCCACCTATCCGCCTCTAAGGGCCTCGGCTCCACCTCTATTGTATCATCTCGTCCCTCCCATTCTCCTTTTGGTCTCAGCTCCTTGATCTAA
- the LOC126953354 gene encoding DNA-directed RNA polymerases I, II, and III subunit RPABC5-like, with the protein MQWSCVRCFTCSKTVGNTWEAYLGLLQAKYTDRDALRLKHYSHCCMLLAHVDLIQKLLNYALLGK; encoded by the exons atgcaatg gagttgtgTGCGCTGCTTCACCTGCAGCAAGACTGTGGGCAACACGTGGGAGGCCTACCTGGGGCTGCTGCAGGCCAAGTACACTGATAGGGACGCCCTGCGCCTGAAGCACTACAGCCACTGCTGCATGCTGCTGGCCCACGTGGACCTGATCCAGAAGCTGCTCAATTATGCCCTCCTGGGGAAGTGA